The proteins below are encoded in one region of Sulfolobus islandicus Y.N.15.51:
- a CDS encoding aspartate aminotransferase family protein: MEENFDASVLEAPIINVIPPGPKSLKLLKDQEEYETSAVNYPKYFKIAIDKAQGSTITDVDGNVYIDLVTGISVVNLGHNNPFIRRRVQEQLEKVWHTLEIPTEIRVNFSKKLLSTLGFKAKLLFTTTGADAVEAAVKIARYVTGKKTIIAFEGSYHGITAGTLGLTGANRFKEFNPFFDDRVVKFPYPYPYRCPFKDCLNEILRLLDYAMSNPGYLGGDVAGILVEPIQGEGGYVVPPKGFLKGLKELAEKYSVPLIVDEVQTGVGRTGKMWAYQWENIEPDIVVISKAIGEGIPVSMVGYREEFNKLPTGFHLGTYRGNPLGLAAGLASLEFIEKYNILPRVERLGKKILEELSEVENSHVGDIRGLGFMIGIELVRNGNEPWSEGTKIVIEEALKRGLLVYKAGRWDNVIRLMPPLTIPEPLLNKAVEILKRILNSI; encoded by the coding sequence ATGGAAGAAAATTTTGACGCTAGTGTATTGGAAGCTCCAATAATTAATGTGATTCCTCCCGGTCCTAAATCACTTAAGTTATTAAAAGATCAAGAAGAGTATGAGACTTCAGCTGTAAATTACCCTAAATACTTTAAGATAGCAATTGATAAAGCTCAAGGTTCTACCATAACTGATGTTGATGGCAATGTATACATTGACCTGGTTACCGGGATATCCGTGGTTAATCTAGGTCATAACAATCCCTTTATCAGAAGGAGAGTTCAAGAGCAATTGGAAAAAGTATGGCACACCTTAGAAATACCAACGGAAATAAGAGTTAATTTTAGTAAAAAGTTATTATCTACTTTAGGATTTAAGGCTAAACTGTTGTTTACAACAACAGGTGCTGATGCTGTCGAGGCAGCAGTGAAAATAGCCAGATACGTGACTGGAAAGAAAACTATAATTGCCTTTGAAGGTTCGTATCATGGGATAACTGCTGGCACTTTAGGTTTAACTGGTGCTAATAGATTTAAGGAGTTTAATCCTTTCTTTGACGACAGAGTGGTAAAGTTTCCTTATCCCTATCCTTATAGATGCCCATTTAAGGACTGTTTAAATGAGATATTACGCTTACTAGATTACGCGATGTCAAATCCTGGATATTTAGGTGGTGATGTGGCTGGGATATTAGTTGAACCAATTCAAGGTGAAGGAGGCTATGTAGTTCCACCTAAGGGTTTTCTCAAGGGTCTCAAGGAATTAGCTGAAAAGTATTCAGTCCCGTTGATAGTCGACGAAGTTCAAACTGGTGTAGGAAGGACTGGAAAAATGTGGGCGTATCAATGGGAAAATATTGAGCCAGATATAGTTGTAATTTCCAAGGCAATAGGTGAAGGAATACCAGTTTCAATGGTAGGCTATAGGGAAGAGTTCAATAAACTACCCACTGGCTTTCATCTTGGTACTTATAGGGGAAATCCCTTAGGATTGGCGGCTGGATTAGCTTCTTTAGAGTTTATAGAGAAATATAACATTCTCCCAAGGGTAGAGAGGTTAGGTAAAAAGATTCTAGAGGAGTTGAGTGAAGTTGAAAATTCACACGTAGGCGATATAAGGGGATTAGGCTTCATGATAGGAATAGAGTTAGTTAGAAATGGAAATGAACCTTGGAGTGAAGGGACAAAGATTGTCATAGAGGAAGCGTTAAAAAGAGGGTTATTGGTGTATAAGGCTGGAAGATGGGATAATGTGATAAGACTTATGCCACCATTAACAATCCCAGAGCCATTGCTTAATAAGGCAGTAGAAATTTTAAAGAGAATCCTTAATTCAATTTAG